From Rhodobium gokarnense:
CCTCGCCGCCAAGGCGGCCAACAATGTCCGTATTCCGGCTTCCCTCCTTGATCGCGTTCGCCACTGCGACAATGACCCGATCGCCGACACCGTGACCGAAGCGATCATTGATGCTCTTGAAGTAATCTATGTCCACCACGATGAATGACGTCTTGAAATGGTGACGGTGCGAGAGAGAAAATTGACGCTCCGCCTGGTCGAAAAAGGCACGCCGATTTGCGAGCCCGGTCAACGGATCTTCTGCCGCCAACCGCGCAACGGTCTGTTTCTGCAGGAAAAGCCGATATTGGAGCTGACACAATCTGTAGCTGACCGTCGGCGCTGCCAATAGGGGCACAAGGACCGCCGGGATGAGCGCGAAGGTTAATTGATGCCACCTGGAGAATATTATTAGAATGATCGATGTCACAACAACGGAGACGACAAGCGAGAAGACGGTCCATAAAACAACTTGAACGGCTATATCCCGCTTTGTTTCAATTTTTTGGCGCATAGAATCTAACAGCGGCGATTGATTTTCAATTCGGACAGTCAAGCTTCTCCGGTTATTTTTCGGTAAAATTCAGCTTCAAGAACCGACATTTCTCCAAAAAATAGTCGAATAATCGGGGTGTTTTCTTGTCGCATACTGGCTTTTCGCCAAGGATTTGTGTTGCCCTTTTTCTTCGAACAGCCTGGCGCAGGCGAAAGGCGTGTGGCCTGTCGGTCCGCAAGAGCGGGGCAAATCGGACGCCCTCAGCAGATGCGCGGAAGCTGGTCGCCGGAAAGCCAGTCGACGATGCGCCCGCCGCCGAACGCGGTGGTGAGCTGGACGAAGCGGTTGTCGTCGGCAACGACCTCGCCGATCAGCGCCGCATCGCGCCCGAGCGGGTGTCCCTGCATGGCGGCGAGCACCGCCTCGGCATGGTCCGGCGCGACGACGGCAACGAGCTTTCCCTCATTGGCCACATAGAGCGGATCGAGGCCGAGGAATTCGCAGGCCGCATGGACCTGGGGCCGGACCGGGATCGCGGATTCCTCAAGCCGGAACCCGACACCGGAGGACGCCGCCACCTCATTGAGGGTCGCGGCAAGCCCGCCCCGCGTCGGATCGCGCATCAGCCGGAGACAGGGACCACCGGCTGCGACCATATCGGCGACGAGGCCGTGCAGCGCGGCGGAATCCGACAGGATTTCCGTCTCGAAGGTCAGGTTCTCCCGCTTCGACATGACGGCAATGCCATGGTCGCCGATGGTGCCAGAGAGGAGCACCTTGTCGCCCGGCCGCGCCGCATCCGCGGAAAGCGAAAGCCCCTCCGGCACAACGCCGATGCCGGTCGTGGAAATGAAAACACCGTCGGCCTTGCCCCGCTCCACCACCTTGGTGTCGCCGGTGACGATGGCAACGCCCGCATCCCTTGCCGCCGCCGCCATCGAGCCGACGATCTGCGCGAGGTCGGAGAGCAAAAAGCCCTCCTCGATGATGAAGCTGGCGGAGAGATAGAGCGGTCGCGCCCCGGCCATCGCCACGTCGTTGATGGTGCCGTGGACGGCAAGCGAGCCGATGTCGCCGCCGGGAAAGAACAACGGCGAGACCACGTAGCCGTCCGTCGTCATCACCATCCGGCCTTCAGAGACGTCGAAGGCCGCCTGGTCATTGCCGGCGGAAAGCATCTCGTTGTCGAAGGCGGCAACGAAGAGATCGGCGACGAGCTGGGCCATCGCCCGCCCGCCGGCGCCATGGGAGAGATCGACCCGGCCGTTCCTGATGTCGAGCTTGCGCCGAAAGGGCTTTTCCGGCCGGTTCATGAGGCCCTCTTGACCCGCGAAGCGGCCCGGAACCTTCCATAGGTCCAGTGGGCGGCGCAGGCGCCTTCGGAAGAGACCATGCAGGAGCCCATCGGCGTTTCCGGCGTGCAGACCGTGCCGAAAAGCTTGCAGTCGGCCGGCTCCTTGACACCGCGCAGGATCGCTCCGCAGTCGCAGGCCGGATTGTCGTCCGCCGGAATGTACTCAAGGTCGAACCGCGCCTCGGCGTCGAAATCGGCGTATTTGGCTTTGAGCTTCAGCGCGCTGTAGGGCACCTCGCCCAGCCCGCGCCACTCGAAGGAGCGGCGCAGCTCGAAGACCTCGGCGACCTCGGCCTTGGCGACTTCATTGCCCTCGGGCGTCACGGCCCTTGTGTATTCGTTCTCCACCTCGTGCCGGCCCTCATTCACCTGATCGACCAGCATGGCGACGGCCTGCAGGACGTCGAGCGGCTCGAAGCCGGCGATCACCACGGGCTTTTCGAACTCCTCGGCAAAGAAGGCATAAGGCTCGGTGCCGATGACGGTGGAGACATGGGCCGGGCCGACGAAGCCGTCGATGCGGACCGTGCCGAGATCGCGCACGTCCGGGCTTTCCAGAATGTTCTGGATCGCCGACGGCGTCAGCACGTGGTTGCAGAAGACGGTGAAATTGGTAAGGCCCTTCTTCCCGGCCAGCTTGATGGCGATCGCCGTCGGCGGCGTGGTGGTCTCAAAGCCGATGGCGAAGAACACCACCTCGCGACCCGGCTCCGCTTCCGCGATCCGCAGCGCATCGAGGGTGGAATAGACCATGCGGATGTCGGCGCCCTCGGCCTTCGCCTTCATCAGACTGGTGCCGTTCGATCCCGGCACCCGCATCAGGTCGCCATAGGTGCAGAGCGTCACGCGGGGGTCGCGGGCAAGCCGGATGGCGGTGTCGATGCGCCCGACGGGCAGCACGCAGACGGGGCAGCCAGGCCCGTGGACCATGCGGACATTAGCCGGCAAAAGGTCCTCCACCCCGTAGCGCGAGATGGCGTGCGTATGCCCGCCACAGAACTCCATGAAGGCGTAGTCCCGGTCCGCCCGCACGGACTGCGCAATTCGAGAAGCCAGTTTCTTTGCCAGCGCACCATCACGGAATTCGTCGACAAATTTCATCCGACAAACGCCTTCATTGCGCAGCGTCCGAGGTCAGGCCAGCCTCAGCGAACAGCGCCAGGGTCTTTTCCGCCTCCGCCTTGTCGAGCCTGGAGAGCGCATAACCCACATGGAGGATGACGTAGTCGCCGACCGCCACGTCCGGCACCAGGGCGATGGAAATCTCCTTGCCAACGCCGTCGAGGCTGACGCGCGCCATGTCGTCGCCGAGCAGTTCGGTGACTTCCGCCGGAAGCGCCAGGCACATGAGACGATCCTTTCCCGCGATCCCCTATTCGGCGGCCTTCACTGCGCCGACAAGGCGCGCCGCGATCCAGTCGCAAAGCGCACCGAGCCCCTCGCCCGTGCGCGCCGAGACCTCCACGACCTCGATCCGCGGATTGACCTTGCGGGCATAGTCGACGGCCTTTGCGACGTCGAAATCGACGTGCGGCAGGAGGTCGGTCTTATTGATGACCATGAGGTCGGAGACCGCGAACATGTCCGGATATTTGATCGGCTTGTCCTCGCCTTCCGTGACGGAAAGGATCACCACCTTGTGCGCCTCGCCGAGGTCGAAGCCGGCCGGACAGACGAGGTTGCCGACATTCTCGATGAAGAGGACGCCGCCCGGCGTCAGCGGCATGTCGTCGAGGGCGTGGCCGACCATGTGCGCATCGAGATGGCAGCCCTTGCCGGTGTTGACCTGGACCGCGGCAACGCCGGTCTCGCGGATGCGGTCGGCGTCATGGGAGGTCTGCTGGTCGCCCTCGATGACGGCGATCGGCAGTTTTTCCTTCAGGTCTTCGATGGCGCACACCAGCAGCGTCGTCTTGCCGGCCCCGGGCGAGGAGACGAGATTGAGGACCAGCGTGCGCGTCCTTGCGAAGTAGCGCCGGTTGTCGGCCGCATAGGCATCGTTCTTCGCAAAAATGTCCTGCTCGATCCGGACGATCCGCTCCTGGGAGAGCCCGGTCACATGGACGCCCGCCGGCCCGGCGCCGAAATCGATGGTCCCGTCCGCACCGTGGGAATGGGCATGAGAATGCGCGTGGGAATGATCGTGCCCATCTTCGTGGTCGTGATGGTGGTGGTGCCCATGGTCGTGATCGTGATCGTGGTCATGCCCATGATGGTGATCATGGCCATGGTCGTGGGTGTGCTCGCCCTCCTTGCCGGGCTTTTCCGGGTTGCCGCATCCGCAGACCGTACACATCACGCCACCTCCAGTTCCTTGAGCTTCAGTTCCTCGCCGCTCGTCGGCTGCAATTGGTGCCCGCCACAATGGGGGCAGGGATCGTATCGCTCCGCGATCGGCACTTCCCTTGCGCAGTCGAGGCACCAGGCCTTCGCCGGAATGCGCAGGATGTCGAGCTCCGCCCCATCCGCCACCGTGCCGCCGGCGACCGCCGAAAAGCAGAATTCCATCGCCTCCGGCGAGACATGGGAGAGCGCGCCGATTTCCAGCCGCACCACGGCCACCCTGTCAAAGCCCTCCCGCCGCGCCGTCTCGGCGACGATCTCGATCAGGCTCTCGGTCAGCGACATCTCATGCATGTCACGGCTCATATGACGATCAGAGTATATAAGCAAATCGCCTTCCCGTTTAGAGCGGCTTTGCGAATTTTTTCCCGCAGGAGCACCGGGTAAAACCGCCGCATCCGCAATGTTGCGGAGGCTGGACGCCTTGGCGCCGACGCATTCCGGCGCTAGAAACACCCCATGGTTCGCTTGCTGTTCTCAGTCTTGATCTCATTTGCGCTCGTCTTCAGCGCTGCCGGCCATCTTGCCATGGCCAGCACGGCACGCGTTGCAGCGCCGGCAAGCCACGCGACCATGCACCACGCTCCCGATATCGGCACCAACGCCGTCTCCCACGACCGGCTGGCCGCCGGGACCGTCACGGCCGCCGATCCCTGGAACTGCTGCCAGCCGTCGCCCGGCGCGGGAACCCATGCCTGCGCGGTCGATACGGCGCTTTTTCTTGCCGCTCCGGCAATGCCGCCGCTTTTCGTCGGCGCTCCTTCCTATGTCCAGGCCGACGACCAGGCCTTCGGGCGCGCTCCGGCGATACCGCTGAAGCCGCCGCGCGCCGCCTGAGCGCGACACCGAAGACGATTCCAAACCCATTTCGATGAACTCTCGGGCCGGTCCGCCATGCGGCCGCCGAGATGCGCAAGGAGCCGGCAGGTCAAGCACCGCCGGGCGCTTGCGCCAGGGAACCAGAACCATGAATGCACATCTCACCCCCCGCCTTTCCGCAACGACCCGCCGCGGCCTCCTCGGCGCCGCCCTTGCCGGCGCCATGCTGGCCATGCCGGTGGCCTCGACGGCCGCCGAGATGCCGGACATGCATGTCTACAAGTCGCCGACCTGCGGCTGCTGCCATGTCTGGGTCGACATCATGAAGGAGGCCGGCTTCAACGTCACGGTGACCGACACCGACGACATCATGGCGCCGAAGGAGCAGGTCGGCGTGCCCGACGAGCTTTCCTCCTGCCACACGGCGATGGTCGACGGCTATGTCATCGAGGGCCACGTGCCGGTGCCGGCGATCCGCAAGCTGCTGACCGAGCGCCCGAAGGTGCGCGGCATCTCCGTGCCCGGCATGCCCTACGGCTCGCCGGGGATGGGCGAGGAGCCCGACGCCCGTTATGATGTCGTCACATTCGGCGGCGGTAGCGAGTCCAAGGTGTTCTATAGTGTCGGCAAATAGGAAAGGACGGCTGCGCTTCGGCGCGGCCGGAATGGTCCTGGTGGCCGTCGCCCTTGCGGCGGCGGCCATCGTCTCGGACGATCCGCCCTCCCTCGCCCATTCCGAGGCAAAGGGCGTCATCAAGGAGCGCATGGACCTGATGCAGGGCCTGAAGGACACCGTGAAGGCGGTGACCCCGATGTTCAAGGGCAAGGCCCCCTACGAGAAGGCGAAGGTGAAGGCGGCAGGCAAGCATATCCATGCCCATGCCGGCGCGGATATGACGGAGCTCTTTCCCAAGGACAGCCTGCAGCACCCGTCGGACGCGCTGCCGAAGATATGGGACGACTGGCCGGATTTCACCTCGCGCGCCAAGGACCTGAAGAGCCTCGGCAAGGACCTGGCAAGGACCGCCGGCAAGAGCGCACCCGAGGGCGTTACCCTGTCGCCGGAAGTGGCAAAGCTGCTGCCGGCGACGGCGACCTTCAAGAAGATCGTCAAGACCTGCACCTCCTGCCATGAAACCTACCGCAAACCGTGGTAGCAACGGCTGACGCACCGTTTCGACCGGCGGTCCCGCCGGTCTCCTCCAGCCACAGCCGGGTTCCATGACCTACGAGCACCTCAAGGCCGCCGTCTTCGACTGGGCGGGCACCATGGTCGACTTCGGATCGACCGCACCGATGGGCGCCTTCGTCGACGTGTTTTCGGAATTCGGCGTGCCGATCTCCATCGCCGACGCGCGAAAGCCCATGGGCCTGCCGAAGCTCGACCACATCAGGGCGCTCGGCGCCATGCCGCATGTATCTGATGCCTGGCGCGCGGCCCATGGCGGCGCGCCCTTCGACGAGGCGGCCGCCAATGAGGTCTACAGGCTCTACGTGCCGCGGGTCAGCGCCGTCGTGCCGGACTATGCCGACCTTATTCCCGGCGCGGCAGAGACGGTCGCGGCCCTCCGCGCGGGCGGCCTCAAGATCGGCTCGACCACGGGCTACACCCGCTCGGTCATGGAAGGCGTGCTGCCGCGCGCGGCTTCCCAGGGCTATGCCCCCGACAACCTCGTCTGCGCCGACGACGTGCCGGAAGGCCGGCCGACGCCGCTGATGATGTATCGCTGCTTCCTCGACCTCTGCGTCTGGCCGGCCTCGGCGGTCGTCAAGGTCGACGACACCGCGCCCGGCATTGCCGAGGGCCGCGCCGCCGGCTCCTGGACCGTCGGCGTCGCCCTGTCCGGCAACGAGGCCGGGCTGTCGCTGGAGGAATATGGCGCCCTCGGCGATGCGGACCGCCGGGCCTTGCGGGAAAAGGCCGGCAGCGTCCTTGCCGATGCCGACTACGTCATCGACACCGTCGCCGACCTCTTGCCGGTGATGGACGAGATCGACCGGCGCCTCGCCGCCGGTGAGCGGCCGCGAACGGACTGAACCTCAATCGACGTCCGCAATCGCCGGCGTCGACAGCAGTGCCGATCCCACCATGTCCGCCAC
This genomic window contains:
- a CDS encoding GGDEF domain-containing protein, which encodes MTVRIENQSPLLDSMRQKIETKRDIAVQVVLWTVFSLVVSVVVTSIILIIFSRWHQLTFALIPAVLVPLLAAPTVSYRLCQLQYRLFLQKQTVARLAAEDPLTGLANRRAFFDQAERQFSLSHRHHFKTSFIVVDIDYFKSINDRFGHGVGDRVIVAVANAIKEGSRNTDIVGRLGGEEFGVFLINAGAGDAASTAENMRRQIAKLDFASLNVDVKVTASFGVAENPFAGSVDDLLAAADKKLYEAKRLGRNRVAVGIAEPAAVDTMAKIA
- the hypE gene encoding hydrogenase expression/formation protein HypE — protein: MNRPEKPFRRKLDIRNGRVDLSHGAGGRAMAQLVADLFVAAFDNEMLSAGNDQAAFDVSEGRMVMTTDGYVVSPLFFPGGDIGSLAVHGTINDVAMAGARPLYLSASFIIEEGFLLSDLAQIVGSMAAAARDAGVAIVTGDTKVVERGKADGVFISTTGIGVVPEGLSLSADAARPGDKVLLSGTIGDHGIAVMSKRENLTFETEILSDSAALHGLVADMVAAGGPCLRLMRDPTRGGLAATLNEVAASSGVGFRLEESAIPVRPQVHAACEFLGLDPLYVANEGKLVAVVAPDHAEAVLAAMQGHPLGRDAALIGEVVADDNRFVQLTTAFGGGRIVDWLSGDQLPRIC
- the hypD gene encoding hydrogenase formation protein HypD; the protein is MKFVDEFRDGALAKKLASRIAQSVRADRDYAFMEFCGGHTHAISRYGVEDLLPANVRMVHGPGCPVCVLPVGRIDTAIRLARDPRVTLCTYGDLMRVPGSNGTSLMKAKAEGADIRMVYSTLDALRIAEAEPGREVVFFAIGFETTTPPTAIAIKLAGKKGLTNFTVFCNHVLTPSAIQNILESPDVRDLGTVRIDGFVGPAHVSTVIGTEPYAFFAEEFEKPVVIAGFEPLDVLQAVAMLVDQVNEGRHEVENEYTRAVTPEGNEVAKAEVAEVFELRRSFEWRGLGEVPYSALKLKAKYADFDAEARFDLEYIPADDNPACDCGAILRGVKEPADCKLFGTVCTPETPMGSCMVSSEGACAAHWTYGRFRAASRVKRAS
- a CDS encoding HypC/HybG/HupF family hydrogenase formation chaperone, with product MCLALPAEVTELLGDDMARVSLDGVGKEISIALVPDVAVGDYVILHVGYALSRLDKAEAEKTLALFAEAGLTSDAAQ
- the hypB gene encoding hydrogenase nickel incorporation protein HypB encodes the protein MCTVCGCGNPEKPGKEGEHTHDHGHDHHHGHDHDHDHDHGHHHHHDHEDGHDHSHAHSHAHSHGADGTIDFGAGPAGVHVTGLSQERIVRIEQDIFAKNDAYAADNRRYFARTRTLVLNLVSSPGAGKTTLLVCAIEDLKEKLPIAVIEGDQQTSHDADRIRETGVAAVQVNTGKGCHLDAHMVGHALDDMPLTPGGVLFIENVGNLVCPAGFDLGEAHKVVILSVTEGEDKPIKYPDMFAVSDLMVINKTDLLPHVDFDVAKAVDYARKVNPRIEVVEVSARTGEGLGALCDWIAARLVGAVKAAE
- the hypA gene encoding hydrogenase maturation nickel metallochaperone HypA; amino-acid sequence: MHEMSLTESLIEIVAETARREGFDRVAVVRLEIGALSHVSPEAMEFCFSAVAGGTVADGAELDILRIPAKAWCLDCAREVPIAERYDPCPHCGGHQLQPTSGEELKLKELEVA
- a CDS encoding DUF411 domain-containing protein, translating into MNAHLTPRLSATTRRGLLGAALAGAMLAMPVASTAAEMPDMHVYKSPTCGCCHVWVDIMKEAGFNVTVTDTDDIMAPKEQVGVPDELSSCHTAMVDGYVIEGHVPVPAIRKLLTERPKVRGISVPGMPYGSPGMGEEPDARYDVVTFGGGSESKVFYSVGK
- a CDS encoding c-type cytochrome; this translates as MVLVAVALAAAAIVSDDPPSLAHSEAKGVIKERMDLMQGLKDTVKAVTPMFKGKAPYEKAKVKAAGKHIHAHAGADMTELFPKDSLQHPSDALPKIWDDWPDFTSRAKDLKSLGKDLARTAGKSAPEGVTLSPEVAKLLPATATFKKIVKTCTSCHETYRKPW
- the phnX gene encoding phosphonoacetaldehyde hydrolase — protein: MTYEHLKAAVFDWAGTMVDFGSTAPMGAFVDVFSEFGVPISIADARKPMGLPKLDHIRALGAMPHVSDAWRAAHGGAPFDEAAANEVYRLYVPRVSAVVPDYADLIPGAAETVAALRAGGLKIGSTTGYTRSVMEGVLPRAASQGYAPDNLVCADDVPEGRPTPLMMYRCFLDLCVWPASAVVKVDDTAPGIAEGRAAGSWTVGVALSGNEAGLSLEEYGALGDADRRALREKAGSVLADADYVIDTVADLLPVMDEIDRRLAAGERPRTD